In Calonectris borealis chromosome 8, bCalBor7.hap1.2, whole genome shotgun sequence, the genomic stretch GCTGTACCGTTACATCATTGAGGCGCTCCACACTCACAAACCGTTTAAGAACCTCAAAGTAGCAGGCACCATTTTTGATAGCGCCCCTGGCAGAAGAAACTTGAGAGGAGGCCTTCGTGCCTTGGCAACTGTCTTGGTATCCACGAATGTGCTGCTCAAgtatttcctcttctttgcttttgctaCTACAGCTGCCGTGCTGCGGATCTTGCTGTACCCATTGACCCGCTTCATCCATGAGAGCCATTACGATGCCCTGCTGAAAGCGCCCTCGCGGTGGCCTGAGCTTTACCTCTATTCCCAAGCCGATGCCATCATCAAGGCCAGCGAAGTTAAGCACATGGCTGATGCCCGGCAGCACCTCGGTGTCTCTGTGAAAGCTGTAGACTTCTCGGATTCAGCTCACGTCAGCCATATGCGGGTGTATCCCACCTATTACAGCAACCTCTGTACGACTTTCCTGTCTGACTGTGTCGGGGGCTCACCTCGTTAGTGGTGTAGTGACCTCCAACGTTTGCCTCTGCTTTGCTCAGCTTGTATGGGAAATGTCACCCCCTTTGCCTTTGTGCTTTCCAAGGGAGGAAAGTAGAGActtcctagcttttttttttttgtcccccacCATCTACAAGTTTGAAAGCCTCCAGGCTTTCTCTCTACAGAGAGTACATATGGATTAATTTAAAGTACTGAAGGTGAAATCCTAGCATGTTTGAAGTTGATGTGCTTTACCAAGGTGCCATGGAGCAGAATTTCACATGGAGTGTTACTTGTTTCTTCCTGTCTCATGTTGTTCTCTGCTTTCCATGTTGTCTCTTTGTCCCCGATGTCCAATGTGCATGTTCTGTTGCTTTGTACTTATTTCACAATACAGCTCTTCAatgtctttgttgtttttttcctctctgccattTCTTTTATCTTGCAGTGAGCAAACAGAAGCAGCTGTGCAGGACTTCTCTCTTCTCTCAGTGCATCCCAGCTCTTGTTATACTCCCTGCAGGCCCAGAAGCGAAGTGTAAGACCTCGAAAAGGCTTGTGCAGGGCAGTATGACCAGACTGTCATCTGGTTCCATTAAATAGCTGAGATAGATGGAACAGTCAAAGCTCTGATCCTTGGTGGGAGCTCAAATGTTTGTGATAACTTTTGTGTTCTTCAACCAAAAGTTTTAAGTTAACCTTTTTGAATGTgtcttgtgttttgtttctcttccctccaGTCTTTTGTGTGTTCTCCCAAGTAGTTTTGCTTTCTTGGAGAACTGCTCATTTATTATTGTGTGTCTTTGAGCAGCCTATATTGTGCCTCTGGAAATGCAGGGAAACTGGCACAGCTGTAACCCAAAAGACCTCAGAAATAGAAAGGTGgaactgcagagaaaaatgaaactgtCTCTTGGAGCTGTGATTTATACTGGGTGTTTCTTAAATCACTTCCAGCCCACAAATGACCATGAAATTTGATGTTTTTCCCCATAATGTTCTCCTCAGATGATCAGTCTTTGCTGACCGTGCAGCGTGTACTAGTAAtagaagaaattaattccttCCACCTAGTGAAAAAGTAGCTCATTGCACTGCGCTTCAGCCATGTTTggttctgggttttgttgtttattttgggGAGAAGCGGGGATTAAGACGGAGGAGACCCTGCTAATAACATGTTTATGCCATGTCACAGCATTGCAAGCTAATTAATAATGTGGTGGACAGGATTAGCCGACTTTATATTCCTAGTCAAAGTTGCTGGGAACAGGCTCTGGAGGGCTGTGGGCCTGTTTGAACAAGGGGCTGCCCTCGAGAGGTAGGAACATAAAAAGCACGAAGATTTTTACAGATGTTTGCTGCCTGTGGGCTACTGTGCTTGTCTCACCCACCTTTGGGGTGCTGTCATCCACAATTACAAAGCACTTGCTGTTCTGAATTGAAACACAGAGAGGGAGGTCTCTTGGGAAGCACTAAAATAATTTGGAAGTTTAAAACGAGAACTGTGACACCTCACAGAAGTGGAAGCACAGGGTGAGTTGCGGTCAGTGGCCAGAACAACTGTTTATAGCAGGCCAGTGTGGCAACGCTTATTTAA encodes the following:
- the TMEM53 gene encoding transmembrane protein 53 isoform X1, with the protein product MGARGLEAAVELAPAEARESSTEGGHADGQPVVILLGWAGCQDKYLAKYSAIYSQKGCTVIRYTAPWRMIFFSETFGIRSLQTPARRLLELLFDYSVENRPVLFHVFSNGGVMLYRYIIEALHTHKPFKNLKVAGTIFDSAPGRRNLRGGLRALATVLVSTNVLLKYFLFFAFATTAAVLRILLYPLTRFIHESHYDALLKAPSRWPELYLYSQADAIIKASEVKHMADARQHLGVSVKAVDFSDSAHVSHMRVYPTYYSNLLSKQKQLCRTSLFSQCIPALVILPAGPEAKCKTSKRLVQGSMTRLSSGSIK
- the TMEM53 gene encoding transmembrane protein 53 isoform X2, which translates into the protein MGARGLEAAVELAPAEARGAGVARQSSTEGGHADGQPVVILLGWAGCQDKYLAKYSAIYSQKGCTVIRYTAPWRMIFFSETFGIRSLQTPARRLLELLFDYSVENRPVLFHVFSNGGVMLYRYIIEALHTHKPFKNLKVAGTIFDSAPGRRNLRGGLRALATVLVSTNVLLKYFLFFAFATTAAVLRILLYPLTRFIHESHYDALLKAPSRWPELYLYSQADAIIKASEVKHMADARQHLGVSVKAVDFSDSAHVSHMRVYPTYYSNLCTTFLSDCVGGSPR